In the genome of Clupea harengus unplaced genomic scaffold, Ch_v2.0.2, whole genome shotgun sequence, the window GGTGGTTCTGGTGACTGTCTGATATTGCAGTGCCAGAGTCGGGGAGGGCAGCGACTGGCATGGGGCTTACGTAAGCGTGGGCCGTGGCAAGAGGTGCCTGCACCACAGAAGCTGGGGGACTGGTCGAGGGAACGACAGCAGAAGGGGCGGTGACAAATGTGCAGGTCGTGGCCTCGTTCTCCGCTGGCCCCGCCCCGGCAGAGACGGGGATGAGGAGGGACGGACTGCCCGAGATCAGCAGGTGCTGCGTCAGGTTGCCATGGTATCCGCCGGGCTGCTGGGATGACCCTCCGGAGATGTATCCGATGATCGGCAGCGGGGTGGCCTGGTAGATGCCAGCCGCCATCTCCTGGGCGGTGGCATGGGATGTCTGGAGGACGGCGTGAGGTGACAGCGTGGGAGCCGGCGAGGCCAAACTTTCCAAAGAGGACAGGGAGAGCGTGGAACCCCTGGAGTCTCTGGAGTCTCTGGAAATGGGCTTGCCCAGGCAAATGCCCCCTTTCTCTGCTCGGGGCAAAAGGGCCAGGTCCTTGCTGAGGCTGCGCTGGAGATCAGCAGCACTGCTGGGCACCAGCATGAGAGAGGCGTGGAGGGCAGGGCTATCCTGGGCGTACTCTGCAGGCAGCAGCACCTGGGTGCGGGCTGCCAGGCTCATGCTCTGGGCCTGGTGCCGCTGGTTGTTGTCATGCATGCCCGACGTGACCTTGACCACACCGCCAGCATGTCTGCTGGCATCCGTCTCCAGAATCTGCCCGTTTGACCAGATCTCCCTGGTTTGACCGTCTGCCAGCTTAGCTGGGGGGGCATCGGCATAGTGCACCAGGAGCTGGGAGGTGCCCAatgtgagggtgtggggggtgaggacCGTGGCGGAGTGGGGGTGTAGGTGCAGCGGGAGCTGGGTTGTCGGGGAGGAGACAGACATCCCCAGAGAGGAGCCCTCCAGCTGGATGCACTGAGTGGTGGGCTGGGTGAGTTGAGGAACTGGGGAGGACATTCCTCCAGACATGGCCAGCGTCGCTGCGCCCAGGCCTCCCTGctgctgaaggtggtggtgctgatggtgctgctgctgctgatggtggtgctgctgctgatggtggtggtggtggtctccATTGGAGGCTGCCTGGGAGACGACGGCTGTGACGTAAGCTTCCGTCTGGTGCCGTTGTGGCTGGACCTGGGAGGAGATGTAGCCGGTGTAGGGCCCGATGAGCTGGAGGTTCGGTGGGAGCGGGGCGTACTGGACGGTCCCGGTCGGCTGAGCCAGGCTAGTGCAGAAGATGGTGTGGTGGCCAGACTGCGTAACCCCGGCACTGACCCCTCTGGACATGGAGGTAGTGGACAAAGAGGAGGAGTACGACGAAGAAGATGGCGGTAAAGATGACGACGTGGAGAGGGACGGATGGAACTCGGTCACCACCGACAGGATCTCGTGCGACGGGCTCTGCGCCTCAGCGGTGCCGTTCCCCCCGGCGGCGGCGTTGTTGTTCTGGTTGCCTCCCACCGGGACCATGGAGGCCATGCTGGCGACGCTGGCCAGCCAGGCGAGGTTCTCCCCCCGCTGGCTCTCCCCGACGGCTGCCAGggccctctcctccagcaccagCAGCTCCCGCTTCTTAGGGGGCAGGCACTCGTTACCGCGCTCGTGGCTTGACTTCATGGTGGCTTCCTCctggttttattgtttttttgtgtgtgaaagagtggtGTTGTTTTCCTATGTCTCTTtagatctctttctctctttgtctctctctctctctctcttttatgacacttcctctttctctctctctgtctgtcagtttgtTTTTCACACTCTGTTGTAGCGCTTTAAGGTCTGCTGGGCCTGGCTCTCAGTCTGAAGTGTGGAGAGGAGCGCCTGCTGTGAAGAAGCGTTCCCTTCGCTTCATGTGGAATCATTTCCTGATGACTGTCGCCTTCCTCGTCCTCTCGTAGAAATCTGCatgatgaacacaaacacacatgtcatCATCCGGAGTTActcaatcacaaacacataaacacacataaacacacataaacacacacacacacacacacacacacacacacacacacacacacacacacacacacacacacatatgcacacaatgagacagagacagagaccgaaACACAAAGCAACACAACCATCAATCACTGACACAAGCTCCAGTCTATTAATACAACAAATCAAATATCACAGAAAAGGCAGTGATGACACACACTTGTTGTCACCGCGGTTGCTCCCTGCATCTGACAGTCCTTAGAGCAGtgggaagcgagagagagagagcgagagagagagagcatgagagagagagagcgatagatagagagagagagagagagcaagtgtgagagagagatagagatagagagagagatagagagagagattgagagagaaagagagagagattgagagagagagagagagagagtgatagatagatagagaaagagagagaagactgctAACAGACTGGCCACAGTGGGGGAGTGAATGAGCCCGGAGCCTCAGAGGCAGCAGAGCCCTAAGCTGCTCTTTATCAACAGCCTCCACCCGAGGCCATTTAAATACTTAATGAAAATGACAAAGGCTAAACTAGGTTATGGAGAGGGAGCTGTGTCAACAAGGCCAGTGTGGAACATGAGCATCTAGCTCTATCTCCCTGTGCCATTCTCCTACCCAGAACCCTTTgctcttgtcctcctctctcatttactctctctATTAAACTGTTCTCTGTGCTAAGGCGCCTCTAAGACTCTTAACACCCGGCTTTTTGTCATGAGGACATTCGATCTGTGCACTTGTGCTTTAACAGGATCTTACCCTTTTGTGCATTcaagtgtgtgcttgtctctctctctctctctctctctctctctctctttctgtgtgactgcttctgtgtgcttgtctctctgtttgtgtgtgtgtgtgtgtgtgtgtgtgtgtgtgtgtgtgtgtgtgtgtgtgtgtgtgtgtgtgtgtgtgtgagtgtgtgtgactgcttctgtgtgcttgtctctatctgtctgtgtgtgtgtgtgtgtgtgtgtgtgtgtgtgtgtgtgtgtgtgtgtgtgtgtgtgagtgtgtgtgactgcttctgtgtgcttgtctctatctgtgtgtgtgtgtgtgtgtgtgtgtgtgtgtgtgtgtgtgtgtgtgtgtgtgtgtgtgtgtgactgcttctgtgtgcttgtctctatctgtgtgtgtgtgtgtgtgtgtgtgtgtgtgtctgtgtgtgtgtgtgagtgtgtgtgactgcttctgtgtgattgtgtaaagGGTGGGGTGTAAGTGTCTCAGTTAATCACAACAGAAGCTGCCAAAGACACACGAGGGTGAGAATCGACGGCACAGTTTTGTTGAACTGGGTGACCTTCTGGCTCAGTGAGGGGTCACAGCATCCATCTGTCCCTAAAGGCAGAGCCAGCATCACCCAAACctgcaccaaccacacacacccctcaatgCTCACCCACCCTGCCAGCACGATCAGCAGGAGCAAGAGCACAGAGCATAAgggagggtgacagagagagagagagagagagagagggagagagggagaaagtgagaggaggaaagagaaagaatgaaaggaaggcatgacacacacagctgagcggAGAgcgacagggtgagagaggcagagattgACAGCTGCAGAAACAGGAGGAacgagcgagagatggagagaaatagaTGAGTGCTTCT includes:
- the atxn1b gene encoding ataxin-1, with amino-acid sequence MKSSHERGNECLPPKKRELLVLEERALAAVGESQRGENLAWLASVASMASMVPVGGNQNNNAAAGGNGTAEAQSPSHEILSVVTEFHPSLSTSSSLPPSSSSYSSSLSTTSMSRGVSAGVTQSGHHTIFCTSLAQPTGTVQYAPLPPNLQLIGPYTGYISSQVQPQRHQTEAYVTAVVSQAASNGDHHHHHQQQHHHQQQQHHQHHHLQQQGGLGAATLAMSGGMSSPVPQLTQPTTQCIQLEGSSLGMSVSSPTTQLPLHLHPHSATVLTPHTLTLGTSQLLVHYADAPPAKLADGQTREIWSNGQILETDASRHAGGVVKVTSGMHDNNQRHQAQSMSLAARTQVLLPAEYAQDSPALHASLMLVPSSAADLQRSLSKDLALLPRAEKGGICLGKPISRDSRDSRGSTLSLSSLESLASPAPTLSPHAVLQTSHATAQEMAAGIYQATPLPIIGYISGGSSQQPGGYHGNLTQHLLISGSPSLLIPVSAGAGPAENEATTCTFVTAPSAVVPSTSPPASVVQAPLATAHAYVSPMPVAALPDSGTAISDSHQNHHVVQVSPQQTHVVQLPPQPPPASPSASMPPYFMRGSIIQLADGELKRVEDLKTEDFIQSAELSGDLKIDSSTVERIDCSHTPDAVVIQFSVGEHKAQVRVEVLVEYPFFVFGQGWSSCCPDKTTQLLELSCAKLSVGDVCISLTLRSIRNGSLRKDQTTEPMGTNSVSSAKPAKAGGPPRDQEPPREGLENGPRLVDQRPPGSGSGGEPGSGAGGQHVRTIQTHQTLVENGRRGAPQESGAPERPAAGRKRRWSAPEEREAERLYEETPPSTLPKLSFIPQEVKISIEGRSSTGR